The Streptomyces sp. NBC_00236 DNA window AAGATCCACCTCGCCTGCATCTGGATGGTGTCGATCGGCACCATCCTCTCCGCGTACTTCATCCTGGCCGCCAACTCCTGGATGCAGCACCCGGTCGGCTACCGCATCAACAAGGAACGCGGACGCGCCGAGCTCACCGACTTCTGGCACGTGCTCACGCAGAACACCGCGCTCGCCCAGTTCTTCCACACCATCACGGCGGCCTTCCTGGTCGGCGGCGCGTTCATGGTCGGCATCGCCGCCTTCCACCTCGCGCGCAAGAAGCACATCCCGGTGATGCGGACCTCGCTGCGGCTGGGCCTGATCACCATCGTGATCTCGGGGCTGCTCACCGCCGTCAGCGGAGACCAGCTCGGCAAGGTGATGTTCAAGCAGCAGCCGATGAAGATGGCCGCGGCCGAGGCGCTGTGGGACGGGCAGAACTCCGCACCCTTCTCGATCTTCGCGTACGGAGACGTCAGCAAGGGCCACAACTCCGTCGAGATCTCGATCCCCGGGATACTGTCCTTCCTCGCCGACGACGACTTCAACTCGTACGTCCCCGGCATCAACGACATCAACAAGGCCGAGCAGGAGCGGTTCGGTCCCGGCGACTACCGGCCCAACATCCCCGTCGCCTTCTGGAGCTTCCGGTGGATGATCGGCTTCGGCATGGCGTCCTTCGGTCTCGGGATCCTCGGCCTGTGGCTGACCCGGAAGAAGTTCATGCTGCCGCCGGGGATGCGCACCGGCGAGGACGAGGTGCCGCATCTGGTCCTGTTCAAGAACAAGGCGCTCAGCCCGAAGCTCGCCAAGTGCTACTGGATCGTCGCGCTCTGGACCCTTCTCTTCCCGCTGATCGCCAACTCCTGGGGCTGGATCTTCACCGAGAT harbors:
- a CDS encoding cytochrome ubiquinol oxidase subunit I, which codes for MELALAPETLARWQFGTTTVYHFLFVPLTISLAALTAGLQTAWVRTNKEKYLRATKFWGKLFLINIAMGVVTGIVQEFQFGMNWSDYSRFVGDIFGAPLAFEALIAFFFESTFIGLWIFGWDKLPKKIHLACIWMVSIGTILSAYFILAANSWMQHPVGYRINKERGRAELTDFWHVLTQNTALAQFFHTITAAFLVGGAFMVGIAAFHLARKKHIPVMRTSLRLGLITIVISGLLTAVSGDQLGKVMFKQQPMKMAAAEALWDGQNSAPFSIFAYGDVSKGHNSVEISIPGILSFLADDDFNSYVPGINDINKAEQERFGPGDYRPNIPVAFWSFRWMIGFGMASFGLGILGLWLTRKKFMLPPGMRTGEDEVPHLVLFKNKALSPKLAKCYWIVALWTLLFPLIANSWGWIFTEMGRQPWVVYGVLQTRDAVSPGVSQGEVLTSMILFTVLYAVLAVIEVKLLVKYIKAGPPELTDADLNPPTRIGGDHDDADRPMAFSY